A DNA window from Bacteroidales bacterium contains the following coding sequences:
- the serS gene encoding serine--tRNA ligase translates to MLQTNYIRENKEDVIKRLSVKNFDSTELIEKIISIDDERKKIKTSLDETLTKANVLAKEIGELFKKGETQKANELKEQTKELKENEKVFNENLSSLEKEITDILLVIPNLPHASVPKGKSAEQNEIIFEENKNIDLGKNNLPHWDLAAKYDIIDFELGNKITGSGFPVYKGKGARLQRGLINFFLDEAVKAGYKEMQIPFFVNEASAYGTGQLPDKEGQMYSVPLDNFYLIPTAEVPVTNLYRDVILKAEDLPLKNCAYSSCFRREAGSYGKDVRGLNRLHQFDKVEIVQIQHPDKSYQTLDEMLEHVKGLLRKLELPFRIVKLCGGDMSFASALTFDFEVYSAAQKRWLEVSSVSNFETFQSNRMKLRFKDSDKKTKLAHTLNGSALALPRIVAALLENNQTENGIKLPKAIADYAGFEVI, encoded by the coding sequence ATGCTACAAACAAATTACATTCGCGAAAATAAAGAAGACGTCATAAAACGTCTATCAGTTAAGAATTTTGACAGTACGGAATTAATTGAAAAAATAATTTCAATTGATGATGAACGCAAAAAAATAAAAACTTCGCTTGATGAAACACTCACAAAAGCTAATGTTTTAGCAAAAGAAATTGGTGAACTTTTTAAAAAAGGCGAAACTCAAAAAGCAAATGAATTAAAAGAGCAAACAAAAGAACTGAAAGAAAACGAAAAAGTTTTTAATGAAAACTTATCTTCACTCGAAAAAGAAATAACCGATATATTGCTTGTAATTCCTAATTTACCTCACGCATCTGTTCCGAAAGGAAAATCCGCAGAGCAAAATGAAATTATTTTTGAAGAAAATAAAAATATTGATTTAGGAAAAAATAATTTGCCTCATTGGGATTTGGCTGCAAAATATGACATCATAGATTTTGAACTTGGCAATAAAATTACCGGCTCGGGATTTCCTGTGTACAAAGGCAAAGGAGCACGATTGCAGCGTGGCTTAATCAATTTCTTTCTTGATGAAGCAGTAAAAGCCGGTTATAAAGAAATGCAGATTCCGTTTTTTGTTAATGAAGCATCGGCTTATGGAACCGGACAACTACCCGATAAAGAAGGACAAATGTATTCTGTTCCTTTAGATAATTTTTATTTAATTCCAACTGCGGAAGTGCCTGTTACTAATCTATACAGAGATGTTATTTTAAAAGCAGAAGATTTGCCGTTAAAAAATTGTGCTTATTCTTCCTGTTTTCGCAGAGAAGCCGGTTCTTATGGAAAAGATGTACGTGGTTTAAATCGCTTGCATCAGTTTGATAAAGTTGAAATAGTTCAAATTCAACATCCCGACAAATCATACCAAACGCTTGATGAAATGCTTGAACATGTGAAGGGATTATTGCGAAAATTAGAATTGCCATTTCGCATTGTTAAACTTTGCGGCGGCGATATGAGTTTTGCTTCTGCTCTAACTTTCGACTTTGAGGTTTATTCCGCTGCACAAAAGCGTTGGCTCGAAGTCAGCTCTGTTAGTAATTTCGAAACATTTCAATCGAACAGAATGAAACTGCGATTTAAAGACAGCGATAAAAAAACAAAACTTGCTCATACTTTAAATGGAAGCGCTTTGGCATTACCGAGAATTGTAGCCGCATTACTCGAAAACAACCAAACCGAGAACGGAATTAAATTACCTAAAGCAATTGCTGATTATGCGGGGTTTGAGGTGATTTAA